A stretch of the Photobacterium toruni genome encodes the following:
- the clpS gene encoding ATP-dependent Clp protease adapter ClpS, with protein sequence MSKLYEWMNPESDVLDKEEIQVKPPSMYKVVLNNDDYTPMDFVIDVLQTFFSMDLEKASQLMLAVHYEGKAICGTFTAEVAETKVAQVMMYARENEHPLLCTMEKA encoded by the coding sequence ATGAGTAAGTTATACGAATGGATGAATCCTGAATCTGATGTGTTAGATAAAGAAGAAATCCAAGTTAAGCCGCCATCGATGTATAAAGTAGTACTAAATAATGATGATTATACGCCGATGGATTTTGTAATTGATGTGTTGCAAACGTTTTTTTCCATGGATCTGGAGAAAGCATCTCAGTTAATGCTCGCGGTACATTATGAAGGTAAAGCCATTTGTGGCACCTTCACCGCAGAAGTAGCAGAAACAAAAGTTGCACAAGTAATGATGTACGCACGGGAAAATGAACACCCGTTGTTGTGTACGATGGAAAAAGCATAA
- the clpA gene encoding ATP-dependent Clp protease ATP-binding subunit ClpA codes for MLNKELEASLNGAFARAREKRHEFMTVEHLLMALLDNVATQEALLACRADLDLLRKELDSFIEQTTPLIPVDDESRETQPTLSFQRVLQRAVFHVQSSGRSEVTGANVLVAIFSEQESHAAYLLKKSDISRLDVVNFISHGTVKGSDNDDVNSSEIGNSEEQRIEQGGSEDKLENFATNLNQLAKSGGIDPLIGRDKELERTVQVLCRRRKNNPLLVGEAGVGKTAIAEGLAWRIVEGQVPEIIQDCVIYSLDIGSLLAGTKYRGDFEKRFKGILKQLEKEEHAILFIDEIHTIIGAGAASGGQVDAANLLKPLLSSGKLRCMGSTTYQEYSNIFEKERALSRRFQKIDVVEPSLDDTTKILMGLKSKYEAHHEVRFTNKAIRAAVELSAKYINERHLPDKAIDVIDEAGARCRLAPASRRKKTVNVGDIEAMIAKMARIPEKSISSSDRDVLQTLDSRLKMLVFGQDGAIDVLTEAIKLSRAGLSADNKPVGSFLFAGPTGVGKTEVTVQLARTMGIELLRFDMSEYMERHTVSRLIGAPPGYVGYDQGGLLTDAVIKNPHSVVLLDEIEKAHPDVFNLLLQIMDNGTLTDNNGRKADFRNVIFVMTTNAGVTETVRKSIGLIQQDHSHDAMTEIKRVFTPEFRNRLDNIIWFNHLEKDIIGQVVDKFIVELQAQLDVRGVSMEVSERAREWMSEKGYDKAMGARPMARVIQEKLKKPLANELLFGSLVSGGSVRVDYIDGELDFQFSSEMEAAH; via the coding sequence ATGCTAAATAAAGAACTTGAAGCAAGCCTGAATGGTGCATTTGCACGAGCAAGGGAAAAGCGTCATGAGTTTATGACGGTAGAACATTTATTAATGGCACTATTAGATAATGTCGCCACACAAGAGGCATTATTAGCGTGTCGTGCAGATCTTGATCTGCTGCGTAAAGAGCTAGATTCTTTTATTGAACAAACAACACCCTTAATTCCAGTGGATGACGAGAGTCGTGAAACCCAACCAACATTGAGTTTTCAACGGGTGTTACAGCGTGCAGTATTCCATGTTCAGTCTTCTGGTCGCAGTGAAGTGACTGGTGCTAACGTCTTGGTTGCGATTTTTAGCGAACAAGAATCACATGCCGCATATTTGCTAAAGAAAAGTGATATTAGCCGTCTTGATGTCGTGAATTTTATTTCTCATGGTACTGTTAAAGGCAGTGATAATGATGATGTAAATTCATCTGAGATTGGTAATTCTGAGGAACAACGCATAGAGCAAGGCGGTTCTGAAGATAAGCTTGAGAACTTTGCCACTAACCTTAACCAATTAGCAAAATCGGGCGGTATTGATCCTCTGATTGGTCGAGATAAAGAGCTTGAGCGTACAGTACAAGTACTTTGTCGTCGTCGAAAAAATAATCCGCTATTAGTGGGCGAAGCTGGTGTGGGTAAAACGGCAATTGCGGAAGGTCTGGCATGGCGTATCGTTGAAGGCCAAGTGCCTGAAATTATTCAAGACTGTGTGATTTATTCACTTGATATTGGTTCGTTATTAGCGGGTACTAAGTATCGTGGTGATTTTGAAAAGCGTTTTAAAGGTATTTTAAAGCAGCTTGAGAAAGAAGAGCACGCGATTTTATTTATTGATGAAATCCATACCATTATCGGTGCAGGTGCAGCATCTGGTGGTCAAGTTGATGCTGCGAATTTACTTAAACCATTATTAAGTAGCGGTAAATTACGTTGCATGGGATCAACAACGTATCAAGAATATAGCAATATTTTTGAAAAAGAACGTGCACTGTCGCGTCGTTTCCAAAAAATTGATGTGGTTGAACCATCACTGGATGACACTACTAAGATTTTGATGGGTTTAAAATCAAAATATGAAGCTCACCATGAAGTTCGTTTTACCAATAAAGCGATTCGTGCAGCGGTTGAGTTATCAGCTAAATATATTAATGAACGTCACTTACCCGATAAAGCGATTGATGTTATTGATGAAGCGGGCGCACGTTGTCGTTTAGCGCCGGCAAGTCGCCGTAAGAAAACGGTTAACGTCGGTGATATTGAAGCCATGATTGCAAAAATGGCTCGTATTCCAGAGAAATCAATTTCAAGTAGTGATCGTGATGTACTACAGACACTTGATAGCCGCTTGAAAATGTTGGTATTTGGTCAAGATGGTGCCATTGATGTATTAACTGAAGCGATCAAATTAAGTCGTGCAGGGTTAAGTGCTGATAATAAGCCAGTTGGTTCATTCTTATTTGCAGGCCCAACGGGTGTTGGTAAGACTGAAGTAACAGTACAGCTAGCACGTACGATGGGCATTGAGCTGTTGCGTTTTGATATGTCTGAGTACATGGAACGTCATACAGTTAGCCGCTTAATCGGTGCGCCTCCTGGCTATGTTGGCTATGATCAAGGTGGTTTATTAACTGACGCGGTAATTAAGAATCCGCACTCAGTGGTATTGCTTGATGAAATTGAGAAAGCGCACCCTGATGTATTTAATTTATTATTACAAATAATGGATAACGGTACCCTTACAGATAATAACGGCCGTAAAGCGGATTTCCGTAATGTTATTTTTGTAATGACAACCAATGCTGGTGTGACGGAAACAGTACGTAAATCAATTGGTCTTATTCAGCAGGATCATAGCCATGATGCAATGACCGAGATCAAACGCGTATTTACACCAGAATTCCGTAACCGTCTTGATAATATTATTTGGTTTAATCATCTAGAAAAAGACATTATTGGCCAAGTGGTTGATAAGTTTATTGTAGAATTACAAGCACAACTTGATGTACGCGGTGTATCAATGGAAGTGTCTGAGCGTGCACGTGAGTGGATGTCAGAGAAAGGCTATGATAAAGCGATGGGTGCACGTCCAATGGCACGTGTTATTCAAGAGAAGCTTAAAAAGCCACTTGCCAATGAATTGTTGTTTGGTTCATTAGTTAGTGGTGGTTCAGTTCGTGTTGATTACATCGATGGCGAACTGGATTTCCAATTCAGCAGTGAAATGGAAGCAGCTCACTAA
- the infA gene encoding translation initiation factor IF-1: protein MAKEDVIEMAGTVLDTLPNTMFRVELENGHVVTAHISGKMRKNYIRILTGDKVTVELTPYDLTKGRIVFRAR from the coding sequence ATGGCAAAAGAAGACGTAATTGAAATGGCTGGTACTGTACTAGATACACTACCAAATACAATGTTCCGCGTTGAGCTAGAAAACGGTCACGTTGTTACTGCTCACATCTCTGGTAAAATGCGTAAGAACTACATCCGTATCCTTACTGGTGACAAAGTAACTGTGGAACTGACTCCTTACGACCTAACTAAAGGCCGTATCGTCTTCCGCGCACGTTAA
- a CDS encoding arginyltransferase codes for MKELSLQLGLTPESDCNYLPQQRDQLGIVMDQPWLNPNGYDLLISSGYRRSGNVIYKPMCKHCNACTPLRINCSEFTPSKSQKRQQNQLKKLHWEFKQQLDPNWFDLYERYITVRHASGSMFPPNKQQFFDFISAPWMNTAFLHLYQDHQLIAIAVTDVFSDSLSAVYSFFEPEHKLSLGTLCVLLQIEVCHQTQRQWLYPGYQIDQCREMNYKIRFMPHQKLINGEWIS; via the coding sequence ATGAAAGAATTATCCTTACAACTGGGTCTAACACCTGAAAGTGATTGTAATTACTTACCGCAACAACGAGATCAACTGGGTATTGTGATGGATCAACCGTGGTTAAACCCAAATGGCTATGATCTATTAATTAGCTCAGGTTATCGCCGTAGCGGTAATGTAATCTATAAACCAATGTGTAAACACTGTAACGCATGTACGCCATTACGTATCAATTGCTCTGAATTCACGCCATCTAAAAGTCAAAAACGCCAACAAAATCAATTAAAAAAATTACATTGGGAATTTAAACAACAATTAGATCCAAATTGGTTCGATCTCTATGAGCGTTATATTACTGTTCGCCATGCCAGTGGCTCAATGTTCCCCCCTAATAAACAACAATTTTTTGATTTTATTAGTGCGCCATGGATGAATACGGCTTTCTTGCATCTTTATCAAGATCATCAATTAATTGCTATCGCAGTCACAGATGTTTTTAGTGATTCACTCAGTGCGGTTTATAGTTTTTTTGAGCCTGAACATAAGCTCTCATTAGGAACATTATGTGTGCTATTGCAAATAGAAGTTTGTCACCAAACACAGCGTCAATGGCTTTATCCTGGCTATCAAATAGATCAATGCCGCGAGATGAATTATAAAATTCGCTTCATGCCCCATCAGAAATTAATCAATGGTGAATGGATTTCTTAG
- the aat gene encoding leucyl/phenylalanyl-tRNA--protein transferase codes for MTIYIPEIDPSSLQFPHPNTALADPNGLLAFGGDLSPQRLRQAYRHGIFPWYSQGDPILWWSPTPRGIFIPQQFTPSKSLRKFMRKAPYTITLNHACHAVIRQCAASRGPEQTWITDAMINAYQKLHDVGDCHSVEVWQNQQLVGGFYGVAVGSIFCGESMFSLADNASKIALWYFCHHFSNHGGTLIDCQMMNPHLASLGASELERSTFLTQLHQQRNSTLPAECYYPQTLVL; via the coding sequence ATGACGATTTATATACCAGAAATTGATCCTTCATCATTACAATTTCCACATCCAAATACTGCCCTTGCTGATCCTAATGGGCTATTGGCTTTTGGGGGTGATCTTAGCCCACAACGTCTACGTCAAGCTTACCGTCATGGAATATTTCCTTGGTATTCACAAGGTGATCCTATTTTATGGTGGAGCCCCACTCCACGAGGGATTTTTATTCCACAGCAATTTACACCGAGTAAAAGCTTACGTAAATTTATGCGAAAAGCGCCTTATACCATCACCTTAAATCATGCTTGCCATGCCGTGATCCGTCAATGTGCAGCGTCTCGTGGCCCTGAACAAACATGGATCACCGACGCTATGATTAATGCCTATCAAAAATTGCATGATGTCGGTGATTGCCACTCAGTGGAGGTATGGCAAAATCAACAATTAGTCGGTGGCTTTTATGGGGTTGCTGTGGGAAGTATTTTCTGTGGTGAATCGATGTTCTCACTTGCTGATAATGCTTCAAAAATTGCGTTATGGTATTTCTGCCACCATTTTTCAAACCACGGTGGCACTCTGATTGATTGCCAAATGATGAATCCACACCTAGCCTCTTTAGGGGCGAGTGAATTAGAGCGTTCGACTTTTTTAACGCAATTGCATCAGCAACGAAACAGCACATTACCGGCTGAATGCTATTATCCTCAAACTTTAGTGTTATAG
- the cydC gene encoding heme ABC transporter ATP-binding protein/permease CydC: MRDLIPYLKLYRKHWFGLTLGMILGLLTLLSAISLLTLSGWFIAASAVAGLTLIGSQTFNYMVPGAGVRGFSMARTAGRWGERVVSHNATFKLLADLRLFFFRKLTPLIPGRHANLRDADLLNRLVADVDAMDHVYLRLVSPLIIGVLGIVLVTGFLAWFDPTIGFTLGGILLALMIILPLVFYRLGKRNGETLTYAKANYRITLLDWIQGHAELLLFNAEERYRQQAEAEQDKLLDAQRKMAGLTGLANGLLMAATGWTLVLILWIAANGIAGHAPNPFVAMVAFTTMASFEMMMPVAGAFQYLGQTLSSAKRLNEIIEATPDTVFDPKGYNAIAKGNINFTDISYTYYGSDKPVVKHLSLDIKQGQKLALLGRTGCGKSTLLQLLTRSWDPQQGSISINDVPLPTWSEPALRNAITVVSQRVDLFNGSLRENLVLAKPDASDQQFVDVLNKVGLNSLLDDNGLDTWLGDGGRHISGGERRRIGIARALLHDAPILLLDEPTEGLDRRTEQQILSLLLEFAKDKTVVFITHRLVGLDSMDQICLMDEGEIIERGQHQQLLAQNGRYAELCRRI; encoded by the coding sequence ATGCGTGATTTAATCCCTTACCTTAAACTCTACCGTAAACACTGGTTTGGTTTAACCTTAGGCATGATTTTAGGGTTATTGACACTATTATCAGCCATCAGCCTATTAACGCTATCTGGTTGGTTTATTGCAGCATCTGCGGTGGCAGGCCTGACACTGATTGGTAGTCAAACCTTCAATTACATGGTGCCGGGAGCTGGTGTACGTGGCTTTTCTATGGCCCGTACAGCGGGACGTTGGGGAGAGCGGGTTGTAAGCCATAATGCAACGTTTAAGCTATTGGCTGATTTGCGATTATTCTTTTTCCGTAAACTCACGCCACTGATCCCTGGTCGTCATGCTAATTTACGTGATGCTGACTTACTCAACCGCTTAGTGGCTGACGTTGATGCAATGGATCATGTCTATTTGCGTTTAGTTAGCCCACTGATTATTGGTGTGTTAGGCATTGTACTTGTTACCGGCTTTCTCGCTTGGTTTGATCCCACTATTGGTTTTACCCTTGGTGGTATCTTATTGGCATTAATGATTATTTTGCCGCTTGTTTTTTATCGTTTAGGTAAACGTAACGGTGAAACATTAACGTATGCAAAAGCCAATTATCGCATCACGCTATTAGATTGGATTCAAGGTCACGCTGAATTATTATTGTTTAATGCAGAAGAACGCTACCGTCAGCAAGCAGAAGCAGAACAAGATAAACTGCTTGATGCTCAGCGAAAAATGGCGGGATTAACAGGTCTTGCTAACGGTCTGTTAATGGCAGCAACCGGCTGGACACTGGTGCTTATTCTGTGGATTGCCGCTAATGGTATTGCAGGTCATGCACCGAACCCTTTCGTTGCTATGGTCGCTTTTACTACCATGGCAAGTTTTGAAATGATGATGCCTGTTGCGGGTGCATTTCAATACTTAGGTCAAACCTTATCATCCGCTAAGCGCCTGAATGAAATTATTGAAGCGACGCCTGATACTGTTTTTGACCCAAAAGGTTATAACGCCATTGCGAAGGGTAATATTAACTTTACTGATATTAGTTACACCTATTATGGTAGCGATAAACCGGTTGTTAAGCATTTATCGCTGGATATCAAACAAGGTCAAAAACTCGCCTTACTTGGTCGTACAGGTTGTGGTAAATCAACCTTGTTGCAATTGCTTACTCGTAGCTGGGATCCACAGCAAGGATCAATTTCTATCAATGATGTACCACTACCAACATGGAGCGAACCTGCGCTACGTAACGCAATAACGGTTGTTAGCCAACGCGTAGATCTCTTTAATGGTTCACTACGTGAAAACTTAGTCTTGGCAAAACCTGATGCAAGTGATCAACAATTTGTTGATGTACTAAATAAAGTCGGTCTAAATAGTTTACTTGATGATAATGGCTTAGATACTTGGCTTGGTGATGGTGGTCGTCATATTTCAGGTGGTGAACGTCGTCGAATCGGTATTGCACGCGCGTTACTTCATGATGCACCGATTCTATTATTAGATGAACCAACAGAAGGTCTTGATCGTCGAACTGAACAGCAAATATTAAGCTTGTTGCTTGAATTTGCTAAAGATAAAACAGTGGTATTTATTACTCACCGTTTAGTCGGACTCGATAGCATGGATCAAATCTGCTTAATGGATGAAGGTGAGATCATTGAACGCGGTCAGCATCAACAATTGCTGGCACAAAATGGTCGTTATGCTGAATTATGTCGCCGAATTTAG
- the cydD gene encoding heme ABC transporter permease/ATP-binding protein CydD, with protein MDKQLQRDLTKWLKSQSKLAKRWMMFSIGLGFISGLLLIGQAALLANILHQLIMEHTDKYQLVNQFIGLIVIVGLRALCSWGREVCGYRCGEQIRLHIRQLILNRLQNLGPAYIKGKPAGVWASLVLEQVEEMQDFFARYLPQMSLAVLIPVVILVVVFPLNWAAGLIFLITAPLVPFFMALVGLGAADANRRNFKALQRLSGHFYDRLQGLSTLRLFNRVDAEAENLDAASHVLRKRTMEVLRLAFLSSAVLEFFSAISVAIVAVYFGFAFIGELNFGNYGVPVSLFTGLFVLVLAPEFYQPLRDLGTFYHAKAQAIGAAESIVEFLNIEADEMSNGDTPLPHPDAIHITVTDLEVLSPEGQILAGPLSFSINTEEHVALIGPSGAGKTSLLNALLGFLPYRGSIKINDVELNQLKHDQWRQAISWVGQNPLLVHGSIRDNITLGNPSASNDDVDQVARQAYADEFIQRLEKGYQHHVGDRSGGLSVGQAQRIAVARAMLQNGAFWLLDEPTASLDANSERLVLESLALAVTNRTTLMVSHRLDQLHVMDRILVMDNGKLVQNGAFDSIRHQGLLADMLTSTDKRDLDA; from the coding sequence ATGGATAAACAATTACAACGCGATTTGACCAAATGGTTAAAATCCCAAAGTAAACTTGCCAAACGTTGGATGATGTTCAGCATTGGCTTAGGGTTTATTTCGGGATTATTGCTTATCGGGCAAGCGGCTTTATTAGCCAATATTTTGCATCAACTGATCATGGAGCACACCGATAAATACCAGCTTGTTAATCAGTTTATTGGTCTTATTGTTATCGTTGGTTTACGTGCTTTATGTAGCTGGGGACGAGAAGTTTGCGGCTATCGTTGCGGTGAACAAATTCGACTTCACATTCGCCAACTTATTCTCAACCGCTTACAAAACCTTGGTCCTGCTTATATAAAAGGTAAACCTGCAGGCGTCTGGGCAAGTTTAGTGCTTGAACAAGTAGAAGAAATGCAGGATTTCTTTGCTCGCTATCTACCACAAATGTCACTGGCAGTATTAATTCCGGTGGTTATTTTAGTGGTCGTATTCCCACTTAACTGGGCGGCGGGCTTAATCTTCCTTATTACTGCGCCGTTAGTGCCGTTCTTTATGGCATTAGTGGGGTTAGGTGCAGCAGATGCTAACCGTCGTAACTTTAAAGCGTTACAACGTTTATCAGGTCACTTCTATGACCGTTTACAAGGTTTATCAACCCTACGGTTATTCAATCGCGTTGATGCTGAAGCTGAAAATCTCGATGCTGCTTCACATGTATTGCGTAAACGCACCATGGAAGTACTACGGTTAGCCTTTTTATCATCCGCAGTATTAGAGTTTTTCTCAGCCATTTCTGTTGCGATTGTTGCTGTCTATTTTGGTTTTGCTTTCATTGGTGAGCTTAACTTCGGTAACTACGGTGTACCTGTTTCACTCTTTACGGGCTTATTTGTATTAGTGCTTGCGCCTGAATTTTATCAACCGCTGCGTGATCTTGGTACTTTCTACCATGCTAAAGCACAAGCCATTGGTGCTGCTGAATCGATTGTTGAGTTTTTAAACATTGAAGCAGATGAAATGAGTAACGGTGATACGCCATTACCGCATCCTGATGCAATTCACATCACTGTAACGGATCTTGAGGTATTAAGCCCTGAGGGTCAAATACTGGCAGGTCCACTAAGCTTTAGCATTAATACTGAAGAACATGTGGCGTTAATTGGTCCAAGTGGTGCCGGTAAAACCAGTTTACTCAATGCACTACTTGGTTTTTTACCTTACCGTGGCAGTATTAAAATCAACGATGTGGAGCTGAATCAACTTAAGCATGATCAATGGCGTCAGGCTATCAGTTGGGTCGGTCAAAACCCATTATTAGTCCATGGTTCTATACGCGATAATATTACCCTAGGCAATCCAAGTGCCAGTAATGATGATGTCGATCAAGTTGCTCGCCAAGCCTATGCTGATGAATTTATTCAACGGCTTGAAAAAGGCTATCAACATCATGTAGGCGATCGTTCTGGTGGTTTATCTGTTGGTCAAGCACAGCGTATTGCTGTAGCGCGAGCAATGTTGCAAAACGGCGCTTTTTGGCTGCTTGATGAACCGACAGCAAGTCTAGATGCTAACAGTGAACGCTTAGTGCTAGAAAGTTTGGCATTAGCGGTTACCAACCGTACGACATTAATGGTGAGTCACCGTTTAGATCAACTTCATGTAATGGATCGTATTCTGGTTATGGATAACGGTAAATTAGTTCAAAACGGTGCCTTTGATAGTATTCGTCATCAAGGTTTATTAGCTGACATGCTCACATCTACTGATAAGAGGGATCTCGATGCGTGA
- the trxB gene encoding thioredoxin-disulfide reductase, translating into MSNVKHCELLILGSGPAGYTAAVYAARANLSPVMITGMQQGGQLTTTTDIENWPGDADELTGPALMDRMKAHAEKFNTEIITDFISETDFSQRPFRLKGENSEYSCNALIISTGASAKYIGLDSEEAFKGRGVSACATCDGFFYRNQKVAVIGGGNTAVEEALYLSNIAAEVHLVHRRDSFRSEKILINRLMDKVANGNIILHTDRTLDEVLGDDMGVTGLRLKDTQSGATEELEVMGVFIAIGHQPNTAIFNGQLDMENGYIKVQSGIHGNATQTSVEGIFAAGDVMDHSYRQAITSAGTGCMAALDAERYLDALADQK; encoded by the coding sequence ATGAGTAACGTAAAACATTGTGAACTACTCATCCTTGGTTCGGGACCTGCAGGTTATACTGCTGCGGTTTACGCAGCCCGTGCAAATCTATCACCCGTTATGATTACTGGCATGCAGCAAGGTGGTCAACTAACCACGACGACTGACATTGAAAATTGGCCTGGTGATGCCGATGAGCTAACAGGTCCAGCACTCATGGATCGCATGAAAGCGCATGCAGAAAAATTTAATACTGAAATTATCACTGATTTTATTAGTGAAACAGATTTTAGTCAGCGCCCTTTTCGTTTAAAAGGCGAAAACAGTGAATACAGCTGTAATGCGCTGATTATCTCAACCGGTGCTTCTGCAAAATACATTGGTTTAGACTCTGAAGAAGCATTTAAAGGCCGTGGCGTATCAGCTTGTGCGACTTGTGATGGTTTCTTCTACCGTAATCAAAAAGTTGCCGTTATCGGTGGTGGCAACACCGCTGTTGAAGAAGCGTTATATCTGTCAAACATCGCTGCGGAAGTACACCTTGTTCACCGCCGTGATAGCTTCCGTTCTGAGAAAATTCTGATCAATCGTCTGATGGATAAAGTCGCGAATGGTAATATCATTTTGCATACAGACCGCACCCTTGATGAAGTCTTAGGTGATGACATGGGGGTAACAGGTTTACGTCTTAAAGATACTCAATCAGGTGCGACAGAAGAACTTGAAGTAATGGGGGTGTTTATTGCAATTGGCCACCAGCCAAATACTGCTATTTTCAATGGTCAACTTGATATGGAAAATGGCTATATTAAAGTCCAGTCTGGTATTCACGGTAATGCAACTCAAACCAGTGTTGAGGGTATTTTTGCTGCGGGTGATGTCATGGATCATAGCTATCGTCAGGCGATTACCTCAGCAGGAACGGGCTGTATGGCAGCATTAGATGCTGAACGTTATTTAGACGCATTAGCTGACCAAAAATAA
- the lrp gene encoding leucine-responsive transcriptional regulator Lrp, producing MVDTKKKPSKELDRIDRNILNELQKDGRISNVELSKRVGLSPTPCLERVRRLERQGYISGYTALLNPQFLDASLLVFVEITLNRGAPDVFEQFNKSVQELEDIQECHLVSGDFDYLLKTRVSDMSAYRKLLGETLLRLPGVNDTRTYVVMEEVKQSNNLVIKTR from the coding sequence ATGGTAGATACCAAAAAGAAACCATCCAAGGAATTGGATCGCATAGACCGTAATATTTTGAATGAACTACAAAAAGATGGTCGAATTTCAAATGTCGAGCTTTCTAAGCGTGTTGGTTTATCACCAACGCCATGTTTAGAGCGTGTGCGTCGGTTAGAACGTCAAGGCTATATCAGCGGTTATACTGCATTATTAAACCCACAGTTTCTTGATGCTTCATTATTAGTGTTTGTTGAAATTACACTAAATCGTGGTGCACCAGATGTTTTTGAGCAGTTTAATAAGTCGGTACAAGAACTAGAGGATATTCAAGAATGTCATTTAGTGTCTGGTGATTTTGACTATTTGTTGAAAACACGTGTATCAGACATGTCTGCTTACCGTAAATTGCTTGGTGAAACCTTGCTACGTCTTCCTGGCGTTAACGATACTCGCACTTATGTGGTTATGGAAGAAGTTAAGCAAAGCAATAACTTGGTTATTAAGACACGATAA